Proteins from a genomic interval of Candidatus Auribacterota bacterium:
- a CDS encoding glycosyltransferase family 2 protein: MSDASLNEQSVVAVVLNYRRPGDTIDCIRSLQRSEGLRPEIIVVDNGSDDGSAERIAGSFPAVRLIRNRSNLGYAGGNNVGIRDALRGGAEYVLVINNDCIVAPDALGRMVEAARARGAGIVSPKVYDFFKPGIIQYAGYRNIHPLAQGLPVGEGERDEGQYEREVEMSAAPGCAMLLGRRLLESVGLFDELFFSYSEELDLCRRALAAGYRILFVPSAHVWHKKAATLSPRSPEYTYYLTRGRLIYARKHLGWGAFLLVFLPYFVAAKMLKPMVVYALLWRPRNIGALLSAVWWNVRNRL, encoded by the coding sequence ATGAGCGATGCGTCTCTCAATGAACAATCTGTGGTGGCGGTGGTGCTGAACTATCGCCGCCCCGGTGACACGATCGACTGCATCCGGTCGCTCCAGCGATCGGAGGGGCTGAGGCCTGAAATAATAGTCGTGGATAACGGTTCGGATGATGGATCGGCCGAGCGCATTGCCGGATCATTCCCCGCCGTGCGGCTCATACGCAACCGGTCGAACCTCGGCTACGCCGGCGGGAACAACGTCGGCATCAGGGACGCGTTGAGGGGAGGGGCTGAGTATGTGCTGGTAATCAATAACGATTGTATTGTCGCCCCCGATGCCCTTGGGAGAATGGTCGAGGCCGCGCGCGCGCGCGGCGCCGGTATTGTCAGCCCCAAGGTCTACGACTTCTTCAAGCCCGGCATCATCCAGTACGCCGGCTACAGGAACATCCACCCTCTCGCGCAGGGGCTCCCCGTGGGTGAGGGGGAGAGGGACGAGGGGCAGTACGAGAGAGAGGTAGAGATGAGCGCGGCGCCTGGCTGCGCCATGCTGCTGGGCAGGCGCCTCCTGGAGTCGGTCGGGCTTTTTGACGAACTGTTTTTCTCCTATTCCGAGGAGCTCGATCTCTGTCGCCGCGCCCTCGCCGCGGGATACCGCATCCTCTTCGTTCCCTCAGCGCACGTGTGGCACAAGAAAGCGGCGACACTCAGCCCGCGGAGTCCGGAATACACCTACTACCTCACTCGGGGGAGGCTCATCTACGCGCGCAAGCACCTGGGCTGGGGCGCGTTCCTCCTGGTGTTCCTCCCGTACTTCGTGGCCGCGAAGATGCTCAAGCCCATGGTGGTGTACGCGCTCCTCTGGCGGCCGAGGAATATCGGCGCGCTGCTCAGCGCGGTCTGGTGGAATGTAAGGAATCGCCTCTAG